Genomic segment of Streptosporangium sp. NBC_01755:
GGTGCCGAATTCGCCGACAACACCGTGCCTCCGCCGGACGAGGCCGCCCGTGGCCAGCTCCTGCGCGCCCTCGCCAGCGACGCCATGCGTGGCGCCCTGGAGCGTCACTTCGGGGTGAGGCTGGCCTTCCAGAACTGCCACCGGGTCGCGGTCTTCGACCCGGCCGCCACCGGGGCCCACGCGGAGTTCGTCACCGCCAGGTCGCAGATCCTCAACCAGACGCCCGAGCTCGTCGACTGCTGACGGCGGCCTCACCCCGGGGCCGTATCTCCCCGTGCCCGCCGTCCCCGGCGGGCACGGCCGGAGAGCCTGGGCAGCACCTCGGCCCCCAGCCGCCTGATGTTCTCAAGGGTGCGGGCGCGATCGCCCGCACCCTCCACCATGAGGATCAGGTGTCGCAGGCCGGTGACCTCGGCGGTCCGCTCGATCCTCGCCACACAGAGGTCGGGCGAGCCGACCGGATGCGTCCCGCAGAGGAAGTCCACGTATTCCCCGATGTCGCGCACCGGCCGCGCCCGGCCGTCCACCGGTACGTATCCCGCGAGACCCGGCTCCAGCCAGCGCGGCATGGCCTCCCGCATCTCCCGCACGGCCTGCTCCGTCGTGTCGGCCACATAGCCCGCGGCCGCCGCGACATGACCGGGCGGTGACAGCGGGCCGGCGGCCAGCGCGCCGTAGTCACGGAGCATGGCCGCCTTCTCCCGATCCCCGACATGCATGCCCAGCAGCATCGGCAACCCGCGTTCGGCGGCGATCAGCACGGTCGCGGGCGAGGTGCACGCGACGACCGGCCTGAGCCGGGCCGCCGGCACCATCGGCACCTGTCTGAAGTTGAAGAACTCCCCGCCCGCGGAGAGCGTGTCGCGCGAGAGCGCCTCGCACAGCAGGTCGAGCGACTCGCGGAAGCCGCGCTCGAACCTCGCCAGGCCCGTGCCGAACACCTCCAGGTCCACCCACGGCCCGCCTCTGCCCACCCCGAGGGCGAACCGACCCCCGGAGACCTGGTCGAGGATCGCCGCCTGCTCGGCCAGATCCACCGGATGCCGGGTGGACAGGACGCTCACCGCCGTACCGACCCCGATCCTGGTGGTGCGCCCCAGCGCCACACCGGCCAGCGTCGCCGCCGACGGGCACACGCCGTACGACATGAAGTGGTGCTCGGCGATCCAGGCGTCGTCGAACCCCGCCTCCTCCGCGGCCACGACCGCGTCCACGGTGTCGCGCAGCACCTCTCCCGGCTGCCGGCCGGGAAATCCCGCCGCGACCAGGAAGACTCCGATTCGCACTCTCCGATGATGTCCGATGCCCGCCGCTATCCGAAGAGGTCGAGCTGGCCCTCACCGGCCAGCGGGTTGCGGTGCCTCTTGAGATGGCGCCAGCGGGGCAGGTCGTCCAGGTACGACCAGGACAGCCGGTGGTGCTCCGTCGGGC
This window contains:
- a CDS encoding SCO5389 family protein, which encodes MSLTVSNDLLDLARVGEVDDAAFVTCVRDSLPYAWSLISDLVRQREHTGAEFADNTVPPPDEAARGQLLRALASDAMRGALERHFGVRLAFQNCHRVAVFDPAATGAHAEFVTARSQILNQTPELVDC
- a CDS encoding LLM class flavin-dependent oxidoreductase, whose protein sequence is MRIGVFLVAAGFPGRQPGEVLRDTVDAVVAAEEAGFDDAWIAEHHFMSYGVCPSAATLAGVALGRTTRIGVGTAVSVLSTRHPVDLAEQAAILDQVSGGRFALGVGRGGPWVDLEVFGTGLARFERGFRESLDLLCEALSRDTLSAGGEFFNFRQVPMVPAARLRPVVACTSPATVLIAAERGLPMLLGMHVGDREKAAMLRDYGALAAGPLSPPGHVAAAAGYVADTTEQAVREMREAMPRWLEPGLAGYVPVDGRARPVRDIGEYVDFLCGTHPVGSPDLCVARIERTAEVTGLRHLILMVEGAGDRARTLENIRRLGAEVLPRLSGRARRGRRARGDTAPG